One segment of Eulemur rufifrons isolate Redbay chromosome 4, OSU_ERuf_1, whole genome shotgun sequence DNA contains the following:
- the SLITRK1 gene encoding SLIT and NTRK-like protein 1, whose protein sequence is MLLWILLLETSLCFAAGNVTGDVCKEKICSCNEIEGDLHVDCEKKGFTSLQRFTAPTSQFYHLFLHGNSLTRLFPNEFANFYNAVSLHMENNGLHEIVPGAFLGLQLVKRLHINNNKIKSFRKQTFLGLDDLEYLQADFNLLRDIDPGAFQDLNKLEVLILNDNLISTLPANVFQYVPITHLDLRGNRLKTLPYEEVLEQIPGIAEILLEDNPWDCTCDLLSLKEWLENIPKNALIGRVVCEAPTRLQGKDLNETTEQDLCPLKNRVDSSLPAPPAQEETFAPGPLPTPFKTNGQEDHATPGSAPNGGTKIPGNWQIKVRPTVAIATGSARNKAPANSLPCPGGCSCDHIPGSGLKMNCNNRNVSSLADLKPKLPNLQELFLRDNKIHSIRKSHFVDYKNLILLDLGNNNIATMENNTFKNLLDLRWLYMDSNYLDTLSREKFAGLQNLEYLNVEYNAIQLILPGTFNAMPKLRILILNNNLLRSLPVDVFAGVSLSKLSLHNNYFMYLPVAGVLDQLTSIIQIDLHGNPWECSCTIVPFKQWAERLGSEVLMSDLKCETPVNFFRKDFMLLSNDEICPQLYARISPTLTSHSKNSTGLAETGTHSNSYLDTSRVSISVLVPGLLLVFVTSAFTVVGMLVFILRNRKRSKRRDANSSASEINSLQTVCDSSYWHNGPYNADGAHRVYDCGSHSLSD, encoded by the coding sequence ATGCTGCTTTGGATTCTGTTGCTGGAGACGTCTCTTTGTTTTGCCGCTGGAAACGTTACAGGGGACGTTTGCAAAGAGAAGATCTGTTCCTGCAATGAGATAGAAGGGGACCTACACGTAGACTGTGAAAAAAAGGGCTTTACAAGTCTGCAGCGTTTCACCGCCCCGACTTCCCAGTTTTACCATTTATTTCTGCATGGCAATTCCCTCACTCGACTTTTCCCTAATGAGTTCGCTAACTTTTATAATGCGGTTAGTTTGCACATGGAAAACAATGGCTTGCATGAAATCGTTCCGGGGGCTTTTCTGGGGCTGCAGCTGGTGAAAAGGCTGCACATCAACAACAACAAGATCAAGTCTTTTCGAAAGCAGACTTTTCTGGGGCTGGACGATCTGGAATACCTCCAGGCTGATTTTAATTTATTACGCGATATAGACCCAGGGGCTTTCCAAGACTTGAACAAGCTGGAGGTACTCATTTTAAATGACAATCTCATCAGCACCCTACCTGCCAACGTGTTCCAgtatgtgcccatcacccacctCGACCTCCGGGGAAACAGGCTGAAAACGCTGCCCTATGAAGAGGTCTTGGAGCAAATCCCTGGTATTGCTGAGATCCTGCTGGAGGATAACCCTTGGGACTGCACCTGTGATCTGCTCTCCCTGAAAGAATGGCTCGAAAACATTCCCAAGAATGCCCTGATCGGCCGAGTGGTCTGTGAAGCCCCCACCAGACTGCAGGGTAAAGACCTCAATGAAACCACCGAACAGGACTTGTGTCCTTTGAAAAATCGAGTGGATTCTAGTCTCCCGGCGCCCCCTGCCCAAGAAGAGACTTTCGCTCCTGGCCCCCTGCCAACTCCGTTCAAGACAAATGGGCAAGAGGATCATGCCACCCCAGGGTCTGCTCCAAACGGAGGTACAAAGATACCAGGCAACTGGCAGATCAAAGTCAGACCCACGGTAGCGATAGCGACGGGTAGCGCCAGAAACAAAGCCCCAGCCAACAGTTtgccctgccctgggggctgcAGCTGCGACCACATCCCAGGGTCGGGTTTAAAGATGAACTGCAACAACCGGAACGTGAGCAGCTTGGCTGATTTGAAGCCCAAGCTCCCCAACTTGCAGGAGCTTTTCCTTCGAGATAACAAGATCCATAGCATCCGAAAATCGCACTTTGTGGATTACAAGAACCTCATTCTGTTGGATCTGGGCAACAATAACATCGCCACCATGGAGAACAACACTTTCAAGAACCTTTTGGACCTCAGGTGGCTGTACATGGATAGCAATTACCTGGACACGCTGTCTCGGGAGAAATTCGCGGGGCTCCAGAACCTGGAGTACCTGAACGTGGAGTACAACGCGATCCAGCTCATCCTCCCCGGCACTTTCAATGCCATGCCCAAACTGAGGATTCTCATTCTCAACAACAATTTGCTGAGGTCCCTACCGGTGGACGTGTTTGCTGGGGTCTCGCTCTCTAAGCTCAGCCTGCACAACAATTACTTCATGTACCTCCCGGTGGCAGGGGTGCTGGACCAGTTAACCTCCATCATCCAGATAGACCTGCACGGAAACCCCTGGGAGTGCTCCTGCACCATTGTGCCTTTCAAGCAATGGGCAGAACGCCTAGGTTCCGAAGTGCTGATGAGCGACCTCAAGTGTGAGACGCCAGTGAACTTCTTTAGAAAGGATTTCATGCTCCTCTCCAATGACGAGATCTGCCCCCAGCTGTACGCTAGGATCTCGCCCACGTTAACTTCGCACAGTAAAAACAGCACTGGGTTGGCGGAGACCGGGACGCACTCCAACTCCTACCTAGACACCAGCAGGGTGTCCATCTCCGTGTTGGTCCCGGGACTGCTGCTGGTGTTTGTCACCTCCGCCTTCACCGTGGTGGGCATGCTCGTGTTTATCCTGAGGAACCGAAAGCGGTCCAAGAGAAGGGATGCCAACTCCTCCGCGTCCGAAATTAATTCCCTACAGACAGTCTGTGACTCTTCCTACTGGCACAATGGGCCTTACAACGCAGATGGGGCCCACAGAGTGTATGACTGTGGCTCTCACTCGCTCTCAGACTAA